A genome region from Labilibaculum antarcticum includes the following:
- a CDS encoding aminotransferase class V-fold PLP-dependent enzyme, which produces MSNLENYFKKFRKNTIGHDASFYSPFGKQKIVYGDWIASGRLYAPIEKKIAEEFGPYVANTHTETNETGTLMTQSYHRAQVLIKEHVNAGPDDVIIHAGFGMTAVINKLQRILGLKGCGIIGRQICQKEREKPVVFITHMEHHSNQTSWYETNVDVVVIPPGKDLTIDLNELRIQLEKYKERKMKIGSFTSCSNVTGIVTPYHQMAKLMHEFGGVCFIDFAASAPYVDIDMHPADELEKLDGIFFSPHKFLGGPGSSGVMIFDSKLYKNEVPDNPGGGTVDWTNPWGKYKYVDSIELREDGGTPGFLQSIRIALAIEVKNQMGTENIAKREAELLDLAFERLKAVKDVHVLADNIQTRLGILSFYVEYIHYNLLVKLLNDRFGIQVRGGCACAGTYGHYLLEVSEMQSQAITDEITSGDLTHKPGWVRWSLHPTTTNKEVLLFINGLEQIVENFEDWKKDYSYNRKTNEFFYSGEKKAKKKIVVNDLFKF; this is translated from the coding sequence ATGAGTAATCTGGAAAATTATTTTAAGAAATTTCGTAAAAATACGATTGGTCACGATGCCAGTTTCTATTCTCCATTCGGAAAGCAGAAAATCGTATATGGTGATTGGATTGCAAGCGGTCGTTTATATGCACCTATTGAAAAGAAAATAGCGGAGGAGTTTGGTCCTTATGTTGCAAATACGCATACCGAAACCAATGAAACGGGTACTCTGATGACTCAGTCCTATCACCGGGCGCAAGTCTTAATTAAAGAGCACGTTAACGCAGGACCAGATGATGTGATTATTCATGCAGGATTCGGAATGACTGCTGTAATTAACAAGTTGCAGCGTATTCTTGGCCTGAAAGGTTGTGGAATTATTGGGAGACAGATTTGTCAAAAAGAAAGGGAAAAACCAGTTGTGTTCATTACGCACATGGAGCATCACTCCAATCAAACTTCTTGGTACGAAACCAATGTGGATGTAGTGGTGATTCCTCCGGGAAAAGATCTGACCATTGATCTGAATGAATTGAGAATTCAGTTGGAGAAATACAAGGAACGCAAAATGAAGATTGGATCGTTTACTTCTTGTTCGAATGTAACAGGTATTGTAACTCCATACCATCAAATGGCAAAATTAATGCACGAATTTGGTGGAGTTTGCTTTATCGATTTTGCAGCATCAGCTCCTTATGTTGATATCGACATGCATCCGGCAGATGAATTGGAAAAATTGGATGGTATTTTCTTTTCACCCCATAAATTTTTGGGGGGACCCGGTTCTTCTGGTGTGATGATTTTCGATTCGAAACTATACAAGAACGAAGTACCTGATAATCCGGGTGGAGGAACAGTTGACTGGACAAATCCATGGGGGAAATACAAATATGTTGATAGTATTGAACTTCGCGAAGACGGTGGGACTCCAGGATTTTTGCAATCAATTCGAATTGCATTGGCAATTGAAGTGAAAAATCAAATGGGAACTGAAAATATCGCTAAAAGAGAGGCCGAACTTCTTGATTTGGCATTTGAACGTTTAAAAGCAGTGAAAGATGTTCATGTGTTGGCTGATAATATTCAAACCCGTTTGGGTATTTTATCATTCTATGTAGAATACATTCATTATAATTTATTGGTGAAATTATTGAATGACCGATTCGGGATTCAGGTGAGAGGGGGTTGTGCTTGCGCAGGAACTTACGGACATTATCTGTTAGAGGTTAGTGAGATGCAATCGCAAGCCATTACCGATGAAATTACATCAGGCGATTTAACACACAAACCAGGATGGGTGCGTTGGTCTTTGCATCCTACAACAACAAACAAAGAGGTTTTGTTGTTTATTAATGGTTTAGAGCAGATTGTTGAAAATTTTGAAGACTGGAAAAAGGATTATTCCTATAATCGTAAAACAAATGAGTTTTTCTACAGTGGAGAAAAGAAGGCCAAGAAAAAGATTGTTGTTAATGATTTATTTAAATTCTAG
- a CDS encoding AMP-dependent synthetase/ligase, translating to MKTIIQLFENSVDQFGKNPFLWEKTNSSYQSVSYESLYEEVQQFAAGLFSLGIKKTDRIGLLSEGRNAWVLSELGILFAGAVNVPLSVKLDAQNELKFRLNHSEACIVVVSKNHLEKIRSIKDHLESIETIIVLDENIELQEKEISLSQLIKLGKELSENDRSELNEIQKNIEADDDANISYTSGTTADPKGIILTHNNYASNVYQASSLMEIPASFKTLLILPWDHSFAHTAGIYSFMLKGASIAAVQQGKSSMEALKNIPNNIKEIKPDIILSVPALAKNFKKNIEKGIKAKGPKVEKLFNKALEVAYKYNGSGWDKGKGSRMFLKPLYMFYDKILFSKVRENFGGNLKFFVGGGALLDIELQRFFYAIGIPMYQGYGLSEASPIISSNAHHKHKLGSSGLIVQDMDLKICDDNGNSLAVGEKGEIVIKGGNVMKGYWKNEKASAETLRDGWLHTGDMGYVDQDGFLYVLGRFKSLLIASDGEKFSPEGIEEAFVDQSPLLDQCILHNNQDAYTIALIVPNKGAIMSQLKPHNLTLESEEGQMMALKLIQNELNQYRPRGKHEDMFPHRWLPTAIGILPEAFTEENKLLNSTMKVVRDRVNSYFKEYVDFLYTPEGKNIFNSKNKESLKNGLKQQSFN from the coding sequence ATGAAAACGATTATACAACTCTTTGAGAACAGTGTTGATCAATTTGGCAAAAACCCATTTTTATGGGAAAAAACCAATTCAAGCTATCAATCTGTCAGTTATGAATCATTGTACGAAGAGGTACAGCAATTTGCTGCAGGCTTGTTTTCGTTAGGGATAAAAAAAACAGATCGAATTGGTCTCCTTTCGGAAGGCCGAAATGCCTGGGTTCTTTCAGAACTTGGGATTTTATTTGCTGGCGCAGTCAATGTTCCTTTATCCGTAAAGTTAGATGCTCAAAACGAACTCAAATTTCGATTGAATCATTCGGAAGCCTGTATTGTTGTTGTTTCAAAAAATCATCTCGAAAAAATCAGATCAATTAAGGATCATTTAGAAAGTATTGAAACCATAATTGTTCTTGATGAAAACATTGAGCTTCAAGAAAAAGAAATTTCACTATCTCAACTAATAAAACTGGGTAAAGAGCTATCTGAAAATGACCGTTCTGAACTAAATGAAATACAAAAAAACATTGAGGCAGATGATGATGCAAATATCTCCTACACCTCAGGAACTACTGCCGATCCGAAAGGAATTATTCTTACGCATAATAACTATGCAAGCAATGTTTATCAAGCTTCGAGCTTAATGGAAATTCCCGCCAGCTTTAAAACCTTGCTGATACTTCCTTGGGATCATTCATTTGCTCACACAGCAGGAATTTACAGTTTCATGCTAAAAGGTGCTTCTATTGCGGCTGTTCAACAAGGAAAATCTTCAATGGAGGCCTTGAAGAATATCCCAAATAACATCAAAGAAATTAAACCTGATATTATATTGAGTGTTCCGGCTCTGGCTAAAAACTTTAAAAAGAACATTGAAAAAGGCATAAAGGCCAAAGGTCCTAAGGTCGAGAAGCTTTTTAACAAAGCCCTCGAAGTGGCCTACAAGTACAATGGTTCTGGTTGGGACAAGGGGAAAGGTTCTCGTATGTTCCTTAAGCCATTGTACATGTTCTACGATAAAATATTATTCTCGAAGGTGAGAGAGAATTTTGGTGGTAACTTAAAATTCTTTGTTGGCGGAGGAGCTCTCCTAGACATTGAGTTGCAACGCTTCTTTTATGCAATTGGGATTCCTATGTATCAAGGATATGGATTATCGGAAGCCTCACCAATCATCTCTTCCAATGCACATCACAAGCATAAATTAGGATCTTCAGGATTAATTGTTCAGGATATGGATTTAAAAATCTGCGACGACAATGGAAACTCTCTTGCTGTGGGAGAAAAAGGCGAAATTGTAATAAAAGGTGGCAATGTGATGAAAGGCTACTGGAAAAATGAGAAAGCTTCGGCTGAGACTCTTCGCGATGGCTGGTTGCATACCGGTGATATGGGATATGTGGATCAGGATGGATTTCTTTACGTTTTGGGTCGGTTCAAATCTCTTTTAATTGCCAGCGATGGTGAAAAATTTAGTCCTGAAGGAATTGAAGAAGCATTTGTAGATCAATCCCCCTTACTGGATCAATGCATTCTACATAACAATCAGGATGCTTATACAATTGCACTTATTGTCCCCAACAAAGGAGCTATTATGTCTCAATTAAAACCTCATAATCTTACTTTAGAATCGGAGGAAGGGCAAATGATGGCTTTGAAGCTCATACAAAATGAATTAAATCAGTATCGTCCGAGAGGAAAACACGAAGACATGTTCCCTCACAGATGGTTGCCAACAGCAATTGGAATTTTACCTGAAGCTTTTACCGAAGAGAATAAGCTGTTGAACTCAACCATGAAAGTGGTTCGCGACAGGGTGAATAGCTATTTTAAAGAATATGTCGATTTTCTATATACACCAGAGGGAAAAAACATTTTTAATTCAAAGAATAAAGAGAGCCTGAAAAATGGTTTAAAACAGCAGTCATTCAATTAA
- a CDS encoding alkaline phosphatase, with amino-acid sequence MLNTKIRLRQILTIAILLISCNSFAQTSEREAYSGKAPKYIFYFIGDGMGLSQSNAAEAYLGALEDSNGIKKLQLSTLPNQGFYTTYALNRFITGSAAAGTALATGHKTTVNTISMDAERLIPFKTIAEMAKDKGYKVGIVSSVSIDHATPATFYAHQPTRNMYYNISLDLSKSGFNYFAGGGFKHPEGDGTTEEKNSLSNFGMGATADIEELEPNSMRVAESRGYTFVNTIQDFKKLKKGDDKIIAIAPKLAAGSSLPYSIDQENESDISLADFTEKGIKLLDNSKGFFMMVEGGKIDWASHANDAATVIKEVLQFDKAVTKAIEFYNKHPKETLILVCGDHETGGLALGFAGSHYNSSFSLLQYQNTSYEAFSNKIALYKKEHADNYSIADGLEIVKENFGLGDASKGLELTPFENQQLKDAFVKSMTYVDTMTKNDQFYLLYGSYDPFTVTACHILSHKAGIGWTSYSHTATPIPIRSIGVGSKLFTGFFDNTDIPKNLMKLIETK; translated from the coding sequence ATGTTAAACACTAAGATAAGACTAAGACAAATACTTACAATTGCAATCCTGCTGATTTCTTGTAACAGCTTTGCTCAGACTAGTGAAAGAGAAGCATACAGTGGCAAAGCGCCTAAATACATATTCTATTTTATTGGCGATGGTATGGGCTTATCACAATCAAACGCAGCCGAAGCTTATTTGGGAGCTTTGGAAGATAGCAACGGAATTAAAAAATTACAGTTAAGCACTCTTCCTAATCAAGGATTTTATACGACCTACGCACTGAACCGTTTTATTACAGGATCGGCGGCTGCAGGTACCGCACTTGCAACGGGACATAAAACTACAGTCAACACCATTTCTATGGATGCTGAACGATTAATTCCCTTTAAAACCATTGCCGAAATGGCGAAAGACAAAGGCTATAAAGTAGGAATCGTATCCTCAGTATCCATCGATCATGCTACACCTGCTACTTTCTATGCCCATCAGCCTACCCGTAACATGTATTACAATATTAGTCTGGACTTAAGCAAAAGTGGATTCAACTATTTTGCCGGCGGCGGATTCAAGCATCCCGAAGGAGATGGAACAACAGAAGAGAAAAATTCCCTGTCGAATTTTGGAATGGGAGCAACTGCAGATATTGAAGAGTTAGAGCCTAACTCAATGCGAGTTGCTGAATCGAGAGGATATACTTTTGTGAATACCATTCAGGATTTTAAGAAACTAAAAAAGGGAGATGATAAAATTATTGCGATTGCCCCTAAACTAGCTGCTGGTTCTTCCCTTCCCTATTCAATAGATCAGGAAAATGAATCGGATATTTCATTGGCAGATTTCACCGAAAAAGGCATCAAACTTTTGGATAATTCCAAGGGATTTTTCATGATGGTTGAAGGTGGAAAAATAGATTGGGCCAGTCATGCCAACGATGCTGCAACGGTAATAAAAGAAGTATTACAATTCGATAAGGCTGTAACAAAAGCGATCGAATTTTATAATAAACATCCGAAAGAAACATTAATTCTTGTTTGCGGTGATCACGAAACAGGAGGTTTGGCATTGGGATTTGCCGGAAGCCATTACAATTCATCTTTTAGCTTGCTTCAATACCAAAATACATCCTACGAGGCATTTTCGAATAAAATAGCTTTGTATAAAAAAGAACATGCCGATAACTACAGTATTGCAGATGGTTTAGAAATTGTAAAAGAGAATTTTGGCTTGGGCGATGCCTCGAAAGGCTTAGAATTAACTCCTTTTGAAAACCAGCAACTAAAAGATGCCTTTGTAAAAAGCATGACCTATGTTGATACGATGACAAAAAACGATCAGTTCTATTTACTGTACGGAAGTTACGATCCTTTTACAGTAACCGCCTGTCATATTCTATCGCACAAAGCAGGTATCGGCTGGACATCTTATTCGCACACTGCAACACCAATTCCAATTCGATCGATTGGGGTAGGATCAAAACTATTCACAGGTTTTTTCGACAATACCGACATACCTAAAAACTTGATGAAACTAATTGAAACCAAATAA
- a CDS encoding YibE/F family protein, giving the protein MFKFKLPKKSDLVLVSLLLVLSAVILYLPTGFSETNYQNSERVKALVLETDNSLVVETGIIKTGSQTVQIRILNGKFKGKELTAYNQLIGRMEFDKYFFAGDKTLTVINLSKNKTEIISANVIDHYRINIEAFLLGLFVLFLILFAGWTGVKAMLSFLFTGITIWKLLLPGLLKGFAPIPLSLGIVALITSFIIFLVAGTNKKGLVAFFGAMSGIAITCIMALLFGKLFNIHGAIKPFSETLLYSGYSYLNLTEIFLAGIFISSSGAVMDISMDIAASQAEVYQQNNSITTKQLRKSGFEVGKAVVGTMTTTLLLAYSGGFSALLMVFIAQGTPMVNILNLNYVSGEILHTLVGSFGLVLVAPFTAIIGAWLFTRK; this is encoded by the coding sequence ATGTTCAAATTCAAGCTTCCTAAAAAATCAGATCTTGTATTAGTAAGCTTACTTTTGGTTTTAAGTGCAGTTATCCTATACCTTCCAACCGGTTTTTCTGAAACAAATTATCAGAATTCAGAACGTGTAAAAGCTTTGGTGTTAGAAACAGACAATTCTCTGGTTGTAGAAACCGGAATTATAAAAACCGGCTCGCAAACGGTTCAAATTAGAATTTTAAACGGGAAATTTAAAGGAAAAGAATTGACTGCCTATAATCAGTTGATTGGAAGAATGGAATTCGATAAATATTTCTTTGCAGGCGATAAAACACTTACCGTTATTAATTTAAGCAAGAATAAAACGGAAATCATTAGTGCCAATGTAATCGATCATTACCGAATTAACATAGAAGCCTTTCTGCTTGGTTTATTCGTTCTTTTCCTGATTTTATTTGCAGGATGGACAGGTGTAAAAGCAATGCTCTCGTTTCTGTTTACAGGCATTACAATTTGGAAATTACTATTGCCTGGTTTACTAAAAGGATTTGCGCCTATCCCCCTTTCATTAGGTATTGTTGCTTTGATTACCTCTTTTATCATCTTTTTGGTAGCCGGAACAAATAAAAAAGGGCTGGTTGCCTTTTTTGGTGCCATGAGTGGTATCGCAATTACCTGTATAATGGCCCTTCTATTTGGCAAACTATTCAATATTCACGGTGCCATTAAGCCATTCTCCGAGACCTTATTGTATTCAGGCTATTCTTATTTAAATCTTACCGAAATTTTCCTTGCCGGGATTTTCATTTCCTCATCGGGAGCAGTGATGGATATTTCGATGGATATTGCCGCCTCGCAAGCTGAAGTGTACCAACAAAACAACAGCATCACCACCAAACAATTGCGAAAGTCTGGTTTTGAAGTAGGAAAAGCCGTTGTGGGAACCATGACAACGACACTTCTTTTGGCCTATTCTGGTGGGTTCTCAGCTTTGCTAATGGTGTTTATTGCCCAAGGAACTCCGATGGTAAACATTTTAAACCTGAATTACGTTTCAGGCGAAATCCTGCACACTTTAGTAGGTAGTTTTGGATTGGTGCTGGTGGCTCCTTTTACTGCAATTATTGGTGCTTGGTTGTTTACACGAAAATAA
- a CDS encoding two-CW domain-containing protein, translating to MAKENCWEVMKCGRELNGAKASNLGVCPAAQPSAFDGVNMGTGGGRFCWVVAGTYCEGDAAGSYAQKLANCVNCKFLKQVNKEEGRDFVLSPRKIQRRK from the coding sequence ATGGCTAAAGAAAATTGTTGGGAAGTTATGAAATGTGGAAGGGAATTAAATGGTGCAAAAGCTTCTAATTTGGGGGTTTGCCCCGCTGCTCAACCAAGCGCTTTTGATGGTGTTAATATGGGAACTGGTGGAGGCCGTTTTTGCTGGGTAGTTGCAGGCACTTATTGTGAAGGTGATGCCGCAGGAAGTTACGCTCAAAAATTAGCAAATTGTGTTAATTGTAAATTTTTGAAACAAGTAAATAAAGAAGAGGGGCGAGATTTTGTTTTATCACCCAGAAAAATACAAAGGAGAAAATAA
- a CDS encoding metallophosphoesterase family protein, with translation MNAIKYFLLALILHSIIACGKESDGIEITDEPISWRFAVVGDTHVGYNSDTIAEMIPYLLEDNIDLILLCGDLVEGGKKTTAEELETEFEMWQTIFQPLYDKGVGIYPVRGNHEDDADDNIMVWNSIFTGDKALPQNGPTGETNLTYSFQHKNAMFIGLDEYVNIHKVNQSWLDEELASNEQAHVFVFGHEAAFKVFHSDCLDDYSTERNTFWNSLTEACVKTYFCGHDHFFDATQIDDGDGNTENDIYQCLVGGGGAWLMPKYNYNGENSPYTVNAKYHREEHGYALVEISGETESDLNVSITWKERTVEGASVEYLATSYVITYEQKP, from the coding sequence ATGAATGCTATAAAATATTTTCTGCTTGCACTTATCTTACATTCAATAATTGCATGCGGCAAAGAATCAGATGGTATAGAAATTACTGACGAGCCTATATCATGGAGGTTTGCAGTGGTAGGTGATACGCATGTCGGCTATAATTCAGACACAATTGCTGAAATGATTCCTTATCTGCTTGAAGACAACATTGATTTAATTTTGCTTTGTGGAGATCTTGTAGAAGGTGGGAAAAAAACTACAGCCGAAGAGTTGGAAACGGAATTTGAAATGTGGCAAACAATATTTCAACCTTTGTATGATAAAGGGGTTGGAATTTATCCCGTTCGGGGAAATCATGAAGATGATGCAGACGATAATATAATGGTATGGAATAGTATTTTTACCGGAGATAAAGCCTTGCCACAAAACGGACCTACGGGGGAAACAAATCTTACTTATTCATTTCAGCATAAAAATGCGATGTTTATTGGGCTCGATGAATATGTAAATATTCATAAAGTAAACCAAAGCTGGTTGGACGAGGAACTTGCCTCCAATGAACAAGCACATGTATTTGTTTTTGGGCACGAGGCTGCTTTCAAAGTTTTTCATTCCGATTGTCTCGATGATTATTCTACAGAACGAAATACATTTTGGAACAGCCTGACCGAAGCTTGTGTTAAAACCTACTTTTGCGGGCACGATCATTTTTTTGATGCTACCCAAATTGATGATGGGGATGGCAATACGGAAAACGATATTTATCAATGTTTGGTTGGTGGTGGCGGAGCTTGGTTGATGCCTAAATACAATTACAACGGAGAAAATTCGCCTTATACAGTTAATGCAAAGTATCATAGAGAAGAGCACGGATATGCTCTTGTTGAAATTAGTGGTGAAACTGAGTCAGACCTTAATGTGAGCATAACATGGAAAGAACGAACTGTTGAAGGTGCAAGTGTAGAATATTTAGCTACATCGTATGTGATTACTTACGAGCAGAAACCCTGA
- a CDS encoding Lcl C-terminal domain-containing protein: MRIMTLFLLMSMFASCGSNDNVVEEIAELPENTYSIVDTGVKDFYSDDAIISEPQANDAFYGQDATYQSNEPSYTNNGDETITDNVTGLMWEQDMGTKLSFGDAFSKAESSGLGGHSDWRVPTLKELYSLILFTGSVKGEQAIELFIDTDYFNQSLGDVSIGEREIDAQTWSSTEYVGRTMNSDETVFGVNFIDGRIKGYPKYKPGTGAANTMYFRMVRGNVEYGKNNFVDNGDATVSDLATGLMWQKADDGTGRDWEESLVYAENLELATYSDWRLPNAKELQSIVDYSRSPQTTNSPAIDPIFETTEINDPDGNPGQYPYFWTSTSHLDGANPYASAAYIAFGEGQGEMNGTLMDVHGAGCQRSDPKSGNANDYPEFWGPQGDVRYVYNYVRCVRDITNQ, from the coding sequence ATGAGAATAATGACCCTTTTTCTTTTGATGAGCATGTTTGCTTCATGCGGATCGAACGATAATGTAGTTGAAGAAATTGCTGAACTTCCGGAAAATACTTACAGTATTGTTGATACGGGTGTAAAAGATTTTTATAGCGATGACGCAATCATTTCTGAGCCACAGGCAAACGATGCTTTCTACGGTCAGGATGCCACATATCAATCCAATGAGCCATCTTATACCAATAATGGTGATGAAACAATTACCGATAATGTTACTGGTTTGATGTGGGAACAGGATATGGGCACTAAGCTCAGTTTTGGAGATGCTTTTTCGAAAGCCGAATCATCTGGTTTGGGCGGACATAGCGATTGGAGAGTTCCAACATTAAAAGAATTATATTCTTTAATCCTGTTTACCGGGAGTGTGAAAGGAGAACAAGCAATTGAACTTTTTATCGATACAGATTATTTTAATCAATCCTTGGGTGATGTAAGTATTGGTGAGCGTGAAATTGATGCTCAAACCTGGTCATCTACCGAATATGTAGGGCGAACCATGAATAGCGACGAAACTGTATTTGGTGTTAATTTTATTGATGGTCGCATTAAAGGATATCCAAAGTACAAACCGGGAACAGGTGCTGCTAATACCATGTATTTTCGTATGGTTCGGGGGAATGTTGAGTATGGGAAAAATAATTTTGTTGACAATGGAGATGCTACCGTGAGTGATTTGGCTACGGGTTTAATGTGGCAAAAAGCGGATGACGGAACTGGAAGAGATTGGGAGGAATCTTTAGTTTATGCCGAGAATCTTGAACTTGCCACCTATTCTGATTGGCGCTTGCCTAATGCTAAGGAGTTACAGAGTATTGTTGATTATTCAAGATCGCCACAAACAACAAATTCTCCTGCAATAGATCCTATTTTCGAAACAACTGAGATTAATGATCCTGATGGGAATCCTGGTCAATATCCTTACTTTTGGACAAGTACTTCCCATTTAGATGGTGCAAATCCATATGCAAGTGCCGCTTATATTGCTTTTGGCGAAGGGCAGGGGGAAATGAACGGAACACTGATGGATGTTCATGGAGCTGGTTGCCAACGAAGTGATCCTAAAAGTGGAAATGCAAATGATTATCCTGAATTTTGGGGACCTCAAGGAGATGTTCGTTACGTGTATAATTATGTGAGATGCGTTCGCGATATAACCAACCAATAA
- a CDS encoding Cof-type HAD-IIB family hydrolase yields MNYKMLVLDLDDTLLRDDHCISERNKDALMKAQEKGVYVVLASGRPTPAMLQYAEELDLKKNGSYIISYNGAIITDLNKQIPIFEQTLSKEQIHGLYDFSLANNVDIITYTADSIISETTSKYIDVEVQLTQMKFNKVDCFKAAVTEPAVKCILLQDPDYLKTVETKLKQEKPNKSVSISKPFFLEVMPKGIDKATSIARLAEKLGIRQEEIIAVGNAGNDLAMVEYAGLGVWVDNVPPELRGCADVIVASNNNHGVAEVVEKYILAN; encoded by the coding sequence ATGAATTATAAGATGTTGGTACTGGATTTGGACGATACGCTTTTGCGTGACGACCATTGCATATCGGAAAGAAATAAGGACGCGCTGATGAAGGCGCAGGAGAAAGGTGTTTATGTAGTTTTGGCATCGGGCAGGCCAACACCTGCAATGCTTCAATATGCCGAAGAGTTGGATTTGAAAAAAAACGGATCTTATATTATCTCCTACAACGGAGCGATAATTACCGACCTAAATAAGCAAATCCCAATTTTCGAACAAACGCTAAGCAAAGAACAGATTCATGGTTTGTACGATTTTAGCCTTGCAAATAATGTTGATATTATCACTTATACCGCTGATAGTATCATCAGCGAAACCACTTCTAAATATATCGATGTAGAAGTGCAGCTTACGCAGATGAAATTTAATAAGGTAGATTGCTTTAAGGCAGCAGTAACCGAACCAGCCGTAAAATGTATTCTCTTACAAGATCCTGATTATCTGAAAACTGTTGAAACAAAGTTGAAGCAGGAAAAACCAAATAAGAGTGTTTCCATTTCGAAACCCTTCTTTTTGGAGGTTATGCCAAAGGGAATCGATAAGGCGACAAGTATTGCCCGTTTGGCTGAGAAATTAGGGATTCGTCAAGAGGAAATTATTGCTGTCGGCAACGCAGGCAACGATTTAGCCATGGTAGAATATGCTGGTTTGGGTGTTTGGGTAGATAATGTACCACCAGAGCTTCGAGGCTGTGCCGATGTTATTGTTGCTTCGAACAACAACCATGGTGTTGCCGAAGTGGTTGAGAAATACATTCTTGCGAATTAG
- a CDS encoding sugar phosphate isomerase/epimerase family protein encodes MKESTRRDFIKKSMIAASVIPFLGLPGNIWALNNEFNPEELSVHIFSKHLQFLDWKTMGQRVVEMGFSGIDLTVRPKGHVLPENVKTDLPRAIKDIQNAGSTCQLITTSVEDVNNPLDVDVLETAASLGVQFYRPGWFRYPENGTMESAIAHYAQKVKALSELNQSLGIVGCYQNHSGKFVGASMWEVKQILAEAIPEYFGAQYDIRHNMVEGANSWENSLRLIHQNIKTIVVKDYKWGQENGKWQPVNVPIGEGMIDFKRYFRLLKNYGINVPVSLHMEYPLGGAEKGKSILTVDERVVFDAMKKDVNSLKKLWREA; translated from the coding sequence ATGAAAGAATCAACAAGAAGAGATTTCATTAAGAAATCGATGATCGCGGCAAGTGTTATCCCTTTTTTGGGCTTGCCTGGTAATATTTGGGCTCTGAACAATGAATTCAACCCAGAGGAACTTTCGGTGCATATTTTTTCGAAACACCTGCAGTTTTTAGATTGGAAAACCATGGGACAGCGAGTGGTCGAAATGGGTTTCTCGGGCATCGATTTAACGGTTCGTCCCAAGGGACATGTATTGCCCGAAAATGTGAAGACAGATTTGCCTCGTGCCATAAAGGACATTCAGAATGCTGGTTCTACTTGTCAATTAATCACCACAAGTGTTGAAGACGTAAACAATCCATTGGATGTGGATGTTTTAGAAACTGCAGCCAGCTTGGGTGTTCAATTCTATCGACCAGGATGGTTTCGTTATCCGGAAAACGGAACGATGGAATCGGCCATAGCGCATTACGCGCAGAAGGTGAAAGCCTTGAGCGAACTGAATCAAAGTTTAGGAATTGTGGGCTGTTATCAGAATCATTCCGGGAAATTCGTTGGGGCTTCGATGTGGGAGGTGAAGCAAATTTTAGCCGAAGCGATTCCTGAATATTTTGGTGCGCAATACGATATTCGACACAATATGGTAGAAGGGGCCAATTCCTGGGAGAATAGTTTGCGACTCATTCATCAAAACATTAAAACCATTGTTGTAAAAGATTATAAATGGGGGCAGGAAAACGGAAAGTGGCAGCCTGTAAATGTGCCTATTGGTGAAGGGATGATCGATTTTAAACGCTACTTCCGATTGTTGAAGAATTATGGAATTAATGTTCCTGTTTCGTTGCACATGGAATATCCTTTGGGGGGTGCCGAGAAAGGGAAATCGATACTCACTGTGGACGAACGAGTTGTGTTTGATGCCATGAAAAAAGATGTAAACAGCCTGAAAAAATTGTGGAGGGAAGCATAG